The nucleotide sequence CGATGCCTTTTCCGCGCACGTTTTGATCAATATAGATGCTGACTTCAGCGGTATATTGGTAGGCGGCACGTCCGTGGAAGGATTCAAAGCTGAGCCAGGCTACCACTTTGTCTTCATCTGTCATCACCCATATCGGGCGCATATCCGTATGGTTGTTGAACCAGGCTTCACGGTCGGCAACCGTAACCGGAGTCAGGTCTGCTGTCACCGCTCTGCTTTCGATTGTCGAGTTGTAGATCTCAACGATGGCTGGCAAGTCGCTGCGGACAGCTTTTCGAATAGGAAAACTCATAGATGATCACTCCGAATCATTTAACTTTTTAAAAAGAGAGGTGATAAACGAAGGGCGCTCTGCAAAATACGTCACCTTCATTATGTAGAAAGACACAAGTACACCGATGGTATCCTTCACCAGATCGATCACTGTAGCGGACCGGTACGGAACGAAGTACTGGTGAATTTCATCTGTAGCCCCGTAAAGAATGGAGATCACTGCAGCAAGGACACTCGCCTTTGCGGTCCAGCGTCCATTTGCTGCAAACGCCAGCGCGATGAGCCAGTAGAGAATGCCGAATTCAATTAAGTGAAGCGATTCCTTCATTAAGCGGTCAAACGAAAACGGCGTCTTAATGATGGCATCCGCAGGCAGGCTAGAGAGTATCCAAATGAGGATCATATAGAGAATGGGGGCGATTGTGAGCGCCCATTTGAAAATCGGCTTCTTCATTAACGTGCTCCTTTAGCGTGCTGATGGAACATAGTATACCACGTGTGCGGAAAAAATTTTAGAATCCATACATAATTTTATAACCTTCAGCAAAAAATAACTTTTTGAATTTTTTTGGACCAGATGTATATATTTTCAGAATTCTGTTCAGAATGATTGCTGAGGTGATGATAGAATGAGAGAGGAAGAAACTAAACGTACTTCTCAAAACTCAAAAATGCAACAAATTTTCAGAAAGCGTTGGGTATTCCCAGCAATCTACTTAGTAAGTGCAGCATTGATTTTGACAGCCGTGTTATGGTATCAGTCAATCGGCAATGGTAACTCAGCAAACGATCCAAGTGATTATGGAACATCGTATCAGGATGAGCCGACACGTGAAGTAAACTCAGCAGTAGAAAACTTCGCAATGCCGGCAGCCGATGCAGATTCAGTATCTGTCATCCGCAGTTTCTATGAAGCAGATGCAACAGCAGAAGAGCAAGAAGCAGCACTCGTTTCCTATAATAATACGTACGAGCCTAGCAAAGGAATTGACCTGGCAAGAGAAGACGGCAAGGAATTCGAAGTCGCAGCAGCTCTAAGCGGTACAGTTACTAAAGCTGAAAAAGATCCATTACTCGGAAATGTCATTGAAATCGAGCACAAAGACGGCGTAACTACAGTTTACCAATCATTATCAAGCATGACTGTCGCAGTCGGTGACGAAGTTGAGCAAAACGAAATCCTCGGACAAGCTGGAAAAAGCCTGATCCACGAAGAAGATGGCGTACACGTTCACTTTGAAATCCGCAAAGACGGTACAGCAGTAAATCCAGTTGACTACATGGATAAGCCAGTTTCAGCATTGAACGAAATCAACGCTGAAAAAGAAGCACCTGCTAAAGAAGAAGAAGGTACTGAAGACGCAGAAAAAGGCGCTGAGGAAGAAAAAGGCGCTGAAGAAGAAAAAGGTGCTGAAGAAGAAAAGGGCACTGAAGATGCTGAAAAAGGAACCGAAGATGAAAAAGGTTCTGAAGAAGGCAAAGAAAAAGAAGACGCTGGTAAAGAGGGCAAAGAAAAAGGCAACTCTGACGACCAGTCCGAAGCTTCAATCAGCACTAAAAACGCATAATAAGCATCACTCTATAGATTGTCTATCCGCTTAGGGATAGACTATTTTTTTGTTTGTTTTTGAAAAGGGTTGTACAGATTCGACAAATCTTTCAGGGAATACCCCCTCCGCCAGAGCTCCAAAATGCAATTTCAAAGTGCTACAAAATGCAATTCATAAAAAAAATCGCACAAATCCCTTGTCCCTCTTGACTTTTTAGCATATATCTTCAACCAAGCTAATAAAATGTTACAAACCTAACAAAGAGAGTGTCTGAGGTGAGGGATCGTAAGTTTTATACATAGGCGCAGCTGCGTCTTGGTGCGAGTCTCATTTCACACTTCTCACATCCATTTTAGGGAGGTCGAGTGGTGTGCACGATTACATCAAAGAACGTACTATCAAGATTGGAAAGTATATCGTGGAGACGAAGAAAACTGTTCGCGTGATTGCGAAGGAATTTGGCGTTTCTAAAAGTACTGTCCATAAGGATTTAACGGAAAGGCTGCCTGAAATCAATCCAGAGCTTGCGAATGAGGTAAAAGAAATTCTTGATTATCATAAATCCATCCGTCATTTAAGGGGCGGGGAAGCGACGAAGCTGAAGTACCGGAAAGAGGATATTTTACAAGAAGAGCCTGTGAAATAAGAATTCTGCCTGTCTTTCTTGCAATTTCGACAAATCCCTACAAAACCTTTTACAATTTCAACCTTTTTTTAGTAAATTGTGATACAATATGAAATTAGGGCACAAAGTAGGAAATGCTGGGATCAGATTGCAAGGAGGATATGGAAAGAATGTTTGCAAGGGATATTGGAATTGACCTTGGTACTGCAAATGTACTAATTCATGTAAAAGGAAAAGGCATCGTTCTGAACGAGCCGTCTGTAGTTGCACTGGATAAGAATACTGGCAAGGTTCTTGCTGTTGGCGAGGAAGCCAGAAGAATGGTTGGACGTACTCCTGGGAATATTGTTGCGATCCGTCCACTGAAAGACGGAGTCATCGCGGATTTTGAAGTAACAGAAGCGATGCTCAAGCATTTCATCAACAAATTAAATGTAAAGGGTTTATTTACGAAACCCCGGATGCTTATTTGCTGTCCGACGAACATTACCTCTGTTGAACAGAAAGCCATCAAGG is from Bacillus sp. FSL H8-0547 and encodes:
- a CDS encoding VanZ family protein; translation: MKKPIFKWALTIAPILYMILIWILSSLPADAIIKTPFSFDRLMKESLHLIEFGILYWLIALAFAANGRWTAKASVLAAVISILYGATDEIHQYFVPYRSATVIDLVKDTIGVLVSFYIMKVTYFAERPSFITSLFKKLNDSE
- the spoIIID gene encoding sporulation transcriptional regulator SpoIIID — encoded protein: MHDYIKERTIKIGKYIVETKKTVRVIAKEFGVSKSTVHKDLTERLPEINPELANEVKEILDYHKSIRHLRGGEATKLKYRKEDILQEEPVK
- a CDS encoding M23 family metallopeptidase yields the protein MREEETKRTSQNSKMQQIFRKRWVFPAIYLVSAALILTAVLWYQSIGNGNSANDPSDYGTSYQDEPTREVNSAVENFAMPAADADSVSVIRSFYEADATAEEQEAALVSYNNTYEPSKGIDLAREDGKEFEVAAALSGTVTKAEKDPLLGNVIEIEHKDGVTTVYQSLSSMTVAVGDEVEQNEILGQAGKSLIHEEDGVHVHFEIRKDGTAVNPVDYMDKPVSALNEINAEKEAPAKEEEGTEDAEKGAEEEKGAEEEKGAEEEKGTEDAEKGTEDEKGSEEGKEKEDAGKEGKEKGNSDDQSEASISTKNA
- a CDS encoding N-acetyltransferase family protein is translated as MSFPIRKAVRSDLPAIVEIYNSTIESRAVTADLTPVTVADREAWFNNHTDMRPIWVMTDEDKVVAWLSFESFHGRAAYQYTAEVSIYIDQNVRGKGIGTTFLQAALDACPELGIKTLLGLVFGHNEASLRLFKRFGFEQWANMPGVAELDGVERDLVIVGKRVVQ